The nucleotide sequence CTTCGTCGGCGAATACATCGGCATCGTGTTTATCTCGGCGCTGTTGGCGACGCTGTTCTTCGGCGGCTGGCACGGCCCGTTTGGCATCCTGCCGCAGATTCCGTTCATCTGGTTCGCCCTGAAAACCGGCTTCTTCATCATGTTGTTCATTCTGCTGCGCGCCTCTATCCCGCGCCCGCGCTATGACCAAGTAATGAGTTTCAGCTGGAAGTTCTGCTTGCCGCTGACTCTGCTCAACCTGCTGGTGACCGGCGCACTCGTGCTGGCCGCGGCCCAGTAAGGACAATGACCATGATCAAAGAAATTTTGCACATCGTGCATGGCACCTACACCCAGCTACGCAGCCTGGTGATGGTTTTTGGCCACGCCTTTCGCAAGCGCGACACCCTGCAATATCCAGAAGAGCCGGTGTACCTGCCGCCGCGCTACCGTGGCCGGATCGTCCTGACCCGCGACCCCGACGGCGAAGAGCGCTGCGTGGCCTGCAACCTCTGCGCAGTGGCCTGCCCGGTTGGCTGCATTTCCCTGCAAAAGGCCGAGACCGAGGACGGTCGCTGGTATCCGGAATTTTTCCGTATCAACTTCTCGCGCTGCATCTTCTGCGGCTTGTGCGAGGAAGCCTGTCCGACCACCGCGATCCAGCTGACTCCGGATTTCGAAATGGCCGAGTTCAAGCGCCAGGACCTGGTGTATGAGAAGGAAGATCTGCTGATTTCCGGCCCGGGCAAGAATCCGGATTACAACTTCTATCGCGTTGCCGGTATGGCCATCGCCGGTAAGCCGAAAGGCGCCGCGCAGAATGAAGCCGAGCCGATCAACGTGAAAAGCCTGCTGCCTTAAGGACGAATAATGGAATTCGCTTTCTATTTCGCTGCTGGCATTGCGGTGGTATCCACGCTGCGGGTGATCACCAACAGCAACCCCGTACATGCCCTGCTCTACCTGATCATCTCCCTGCTGGCGGTAGCCATGTGCTTCTTCAGCCTCGGCGCGCCGTTCGCCGGCGCGCTGGAGATCATCGTCTACGCCGGCGCGATCATGGTGCTGTTCGTCTTCGTGGTGATGATGCTCAACCTTGGCCCGGCCATCGTCGAGCAGGAACGTAGCTGGCTGAAGCCCGGAATCTGGGCTGGCCCGGCTGCACTGTCGCTGCTGCTGTTGGCCGAGCTGCTATATGTGCTGTTTGGTCAGGCCTTTACCGGCGCCCCCCTGGGCCAGGTCACGGTGGATGCCAAGGCCGTCGGTATCAGCCTGTTCGGGCCTTATCTGCTAGTCGTCGAGCTGGCCTCCATGTTGCTGCTCGCAGCACTGGTCGCTGCCTACCACCTCGGCCGTCACGAGGCGAAGGAACCATCATGATCAACTCTATTCCCCTAGAGCACGGCCTGGCCGTTGCCGGCGTGCTGTTCTGCCTCGGCCTGGTCGGCCTGATGGTGCGGCGCAATATTCTGTTCGTGCTGATGAGCCTGGAAATCATGATGAACGCCGCCGCACTGGCCTTCGTCGTCGCCGGCAGCCGTTGGGCGCAGCCGGATGGTCAGGTGATGTTCATCCTAGTCATCACCTTGGCCGCCGCGGAAGCCAGCATTGGCCTGGCGATCCTGCTGCAGCTGTATCGCCGCTTCCACACCCTCGATATCGACGCTGCCAGCGAGATGCGCGGATGAATCTTCTATTCCTGACTTGCCTGTTCCCCCTGCTCGGCTGGCTGATCCTGGCCTTCTCCCGTGGACGTTTCTCGGAAAACCTCGCGGCCCTGATCGGCGTCGGTTCGGTCGGCCTGTCCGCCCTGGTCACTGCCTGGCTCATCTGGCGGTTCAACGTCAATCCGCCGGAAAGCGGCGTGTACACCCAGGTGCTCTGGCAGTGGATGGCGGTGGAAGGCTTCCGTCCCAGCTTCACCCTGCACCTGGACGGCCTGTCGCTGACCATGCTCGGCGTGGTCACCGGCGTCGGTTTCCTGATCCACCTGTTCGCCTCCTGGTACATGCGTGGTGAAGAGGGTTACTCGCGTTTCTTCGCCTATACCAACCTGTTCATCGCCAGCATGCTGTTCCTGGTGCTCGGCGATAACCTGCTGTTCCTCTACTTCGGTTGGGAAGGCGTGGGCCTGTGCAGTTACCTGCTGATCGGTCACTACTACCAGCACATACCCAACGGTAACGCGGCGCTCAAGGCCTTCATCGTCACCCGTGTCGGCGATGTATTCATGGCCATCGGCCTGTTCATCCTGTTCGCCCAGCTCGGCACCCTGAACATTCAGGAACTGCTGGTGCTGGCGCCGCAGAAGTTCGCCGTCGGTGACTTCTGGATGCAGCTGGCGGCCCTGATGCTGCTCGGCGGCGCGGTCGGCAAGTCCGCCCAGCTGCCGCTGCAGACCTGGCTGGCCGACGCCATGGCCGGCCCAACTCCGGTCTCGGCGCTGATCCACGCGGCGACCATGGTCACCGCCGGCGTCTACCTGATCGCCCGTACCCATGGCCTGTTCGCCCTCGCACCAGACGTGCTGGAACTGGTCGGCATCGTCGGCGGCGTAACTCTGGTCCTGGCCGGCTTCGCCGCCCTGGTGCAGACCGACATCAAGCGCATCCTCGCCTACTCGACCATGAGCCAGATCGGCTACATGTTTCTCGCCCTGGGCGTGGGTGCCTGGGAAGGCGCGATCTTCCACCTGATGACCCACGCCTTCTTCAAGGCGCTGCTGTTCCTCGCTTCCGGTGCGGTGATCGTCGCCTGCCACCACGAGCAGAACATCTTCAAGATGGGCGGCCTGTGGAAAAAGCTGCCGCTGGCCTATGCGAGCTTCATCGTCGGTGGCGCCGCCTTGGCCGCCCTGCCTCTGGTCACTGCTGGCTTCTATTCGAAGGATGAGATCCTTTGGGAAGCCTTCGCCAGCGGTCATCAGACGCTGCTCTATGCCGGTCTGCTGGGCGCCTTCATGACCTCGCTGTACACCTTCCGGCTGATCTTCATCGCCTTCCATGGCGAAGCCAAAAGCGAGGCGCATGCCGGCCACGGCATTACTCACTGGTTGCCGCTGATCACCCTGATCGTGCTGTCGACGTTCATTGGCGCCTTGATCACCCCGCCGCTGGCCGGCGTGCTGCCGCAAAGCGCTGGGCATGCCGGCGGCGAAGCCAAGCACAGCCTGGAAATCGCCTCAGGCGCCATCGCCATCGCCGGCATCCTGCTCGCGGCCTTGCTGTTCCTTGGTAAGCGCACGCTAGTCAGCGCGATTGCCAACAGTGCGCTGGGGCGTTTCCTGTCGGCCTGGTGGTTCGCTGCCTGGGGCTTCGACTGGCTCTACGACAAGCTGTTCGTGCAACCGTACATGCTGGTGACACGTCTGCTCAGCCGCGATCCAATCGACCGCAGCATCGGCACGCTTCCGCGCCTGGTGCGCGGCGGGCACTACGCCATGAGTCGCACGCAAACCGGCAATCTGCGCTGGTACGCCGTCTCCATCGTCGGTGGCGCCGTGCTGCTGCTCGCCACTCTTTTGATTCTGAATTAAGGAATACAGCCCGTCATGATTCTGCCTTGGCTAATCCTGATTCCCTTTATCGGCGGCCTGCTGTGCTGGCAAGGCGAGCGCTTCGGCACCACGCTGCCACGCTGGATCGCGCTGCTGAGCATGTGCCTGCTGTTCGGCCTCGGCCTGTGGCTGTGGGCGACCGGCGATTTCAGTCAGGCCCCGGCGCCCGGCGCTGCACCGCAGTGGGCGGCCGAATTCCAAGTGCCATGGATCGAGCGCTTCGGCATCAGCGTGCACCTGGCACTGGACGGCCTGTCGGTGCTGATGATCAGCCTCACCGGCCTGCTCGGCGTGCTCTCGGTGCTCTGCTCGTGGAACGAGATCCAGACCCGAGTCGGCTTCTTCCACCTCAACCTGCTGTGGATTCTCGGCGGCGTGGTCGGTGTGTTCCTGGCCGTCGACCTGTTCCTGTTCTTCTTCTTCTGGGAAATGATGCTGGTGCCGATGTATTTCCTCATCGCGCTCTGGGGTCACAGCGGCAGCAAGGGCAAGTCGCGGATCAACGCGGCGACCAAGTTCTTCATCTACACCCAGGCCAGCGGCCTGACCATGCTGGTGGCGATCCTCGCGCTGGTGTTCGTCCACTACAGCCAGACCGGCATGCTGACGTTCAGTTACGCCGAACTGCTGAAGACCGAAATGGCGCCGCGCACCGAATACCTGCTGATGCTCGGCTTCTTCATCGCCTTCGCCGTGAAATTCCCGGTGGTGCCCTTCCACTCCTGGCTGCCGGACGCCCATGCCCAGGCGCCGACCGCCGGTTCCGTCGACCTCGCCGGGATTCTGCTGAAAACCGCCGCCTACGGCATGATCCGCTTCGCCCTGCCGCTGTTCCCGAATGCATCGGCCGAATTCGCGCCGATTGCCCAGTGGCTGGGCGTATTCGCCATCGTCTATGGCGCGTTGCTGTCGTTCGCGCAGACCGACATCAAGCGTTTGGTGGCCTACTCGAGCGTCTCGCACATGGGCTTCGTGCTGATCGCCATCTACTCCGGCAGCCAGATCGCCCTGCAAGGCGCGGTCGTGCAGATGATCGCTCACGGCTTGTCGGCAGCGGCACTGTTCATCATCTGCGGTCAGCTCTACGAGCGTGTGCATACCCGTGACATGCGCGAGATGGGCGGTATCTGGGCGCGCCTGCCTTACCTGCCAGCCCTCAGCCTGTTCTTCGCCGCCGCCGCGCTCGGTTTGCCGGGCACCGGCAACTTTGTCGGTGAATTCCTGATTCTGGTCGGCAGCTTCCAGGGCGCGCCGTGGATCACCGTACTAGCCTCGACCGGTCTGGTGTTGGGTTCGGTGTACGCGCTGATCATGATTCACCGCGCCTACTTCGGCCCGTCCAAGAGCGATAGCCCGCTGTTCGGCTTGCAAGCCCGCGAGATGGGCATGGTCGTTGGTTTGGCCGTGCTGTTGATCCTCCTGGGCGTCTATCCGCAGCCGGTGCTCGACACCTCAGCCGCCAGCATGCACGGCGTGCAGCAGTGGCTCGGCTCCGCCTTCACTCAACTCGCTTCGGCCCGGTAAGTAGCGCTATGGAATTCACCACTCAACACTTCATCGCCCTGCTGCCGCTGCTGGTCACCAGTGCCACTCTGGTGGTGGTCATGCTCGGCATCGCCTGGCGACGCAGCCACACACTGACCTTCGTGCTGTCGGTGGCCGGCCTGAACCTGGCCTTGCTGTCGATCATCCCGGCGCTGCAGGTCACTCCGTTGGCAGTCACCGACCTACTCCTGGTAGACAACTACGCGGGCTTCTATACCGCGCTAATCCTGGTCGCCACCCTCGCCTGCGTAACTCTCGCGCATGCCTATCTCGGTGAAAATCAGGCCGGAAAAGGTTACCCAGGCAACCGTGAAGAACTGTACCTGCTGATTCTGTTGGCGGCGGCCGGTGGCATTGTGCTGGTCAGCGCCCAGCACCTGGCCGGCCTGTTCATCGGTCTCGAGCTACTGTCGGTACCGGTGTACGGCATGGTGGCTTATGCCTTCTTCAACAAGCGCTCGTTGGAAGCCGGCATCAAATACATGGTGCTGTCCGCCGCTGGTTCGGCGTTCCTGCTATTCGGTATGGCACTGCTGTATGCCGACGCGGGCACCATGAGCTTCAGCGGCATCGGCGCCAAACTGGCGAGCACTGGCCTGCAAAGCGCCCTGGCGCAGCTGGGCATTGGCATGATGCTGGTCGGCCTGGCGTTCAAACTGTCGCTGGTTCCCTTCCATCTGTGGACCCCGGATGTATACGAAGGCGCGCCCGCACCGGTCGCCGCGTTCCTCGCCACGGCCAGCAAGGTCGCGGTATTTGCCGTATTGCTCCGTCTGTTCCAACTCTCGCCAGCAGCCAACGAAGGCCTGCTGAACGTCGTGCTGTCGGTAATCGCGGTCGCCTCGATCCTGGTCGGCAACCTGCTCGCGCTGATCCAGAGCAACCTCAAGCGCCTGCTGGGCTACTCATCGATTGCCCATTTCGGTTACCTGCTAATCGCCGTGATTGCCAGCAAAGGCTTGGCTGTCGAAGCCATCGGCGTATACCTGGCGACCTATGTACTGACCAGCCTGGGCGCATTCGGGGTGATTACCCTGATGTCCACGCCTTACAGCGGCCGCGATTGCGATGCGCTGTACGAGTACCGCGGCCTGTTCTGGCGCCGTCCGTACCTGACTGCCGTGCTGACCGTAATGATGCTGTCGCTGGCCGGTATTCCGCTCACCGCCGGCTTTATCGGTAAGTTCTATGTAATCGCCGTCGGCGTGCAGTCCCAGCAGTGGTGGTTGCTGGCCGCGCTGGTCATCGGCAGCGCTATCGGGGTGTTCTATTACCTGCGGGTGATGGTCGCGCTGTTCCTGGTCGAACCCAACCTGCACCGCCACGATGCACCGCTGCACTGGGCGCAACGAACCGGCGGCATCATGTTGCTACTGGTCGCGCTGCTGGCCTTCGTCTTGGGTGTCTACCCGCAACCACTGCTCGATCTGGTCCAACACGCAGGTTTGGCGTTGGCCAGCTGAGTCTTCGGAGCGACCACAAAAAACCCGGCCTATGCCGGGTTTTTTGTGGCCTGCGAATAGCGGCTTGAGGCTAGAGGCGTGGCTCAACACTCAATGCGCGGTGCTTGCCGCGCCAGCTGCTGCCTTGGCCACAAACGGTGGTTTGGCCAGCCAGATCAGAGCGATCAGGCCTAGGCAGACCCAACCGGCCAAGGTGAAGTAATCGATGGTCGACATCATGTACGCCTGGCTCGTAATCATATGATCCAGCGAGGCTGCATTTTGCTGAGTTATACCTCCCATCTGCGCCAACGTCTCTTGGGTAGTCGGCTCATACACACTCACATGTTCAGTCAAATGGGCGTGATGCTGGTCGGCACGGCGCACCCAGATCCAGGTAGTCAGCGACGCCGCGAAGCTACCAGCCAGGGTCCGCAAGAACGTCGCCAATCCGGAGCCATCGGCGATCTGGTTCTGGGGCAATTCAGATAGCAGAATGCTGAAAATCGGCATAAAGAACATCGCCACACCGATACCCATGAACAACTGCACCAAGGCCACGTGCAAATAGTCGACGTCCGTGGTGAAGCTGGCGCGCATGAAGCAGCTGATACCCATCGCCAGAAACGCTACGGAGGCCAGTACGCGCAGATCGAACTTGTGAGCATAACGGCCCATGATCGGTGCGAGCAGAACCGGCACAATGCCAATCGGCGCCGCGGCCATCCCCGCCCAGGTAGCGGTATAGCCCATCTGCGTTTGCAGCCATTGGGGCAGCAGCAAGCTGATCCCCATGAACGCCCCGTAACCGCCGACCATCGCCAACGTACCGGCGCTGTAATTACGGTAGCGGAACAGACGTAGATTGACGATCGGGTGGCGCTCGGTGAGCTCCCAAATCAGGAAGAACGCTAGCGAGATCAACGCGACTACGCTGCCCGCAATGATGAAAGTGGACTCGAACCAATCCAGTTCGTTGCCTTTATCCAGCACTATCTGCAGAGCGCCGACCCCTATCACCAAGGTCACCAGACCGACGTAGTCCATCGGTTCTTTCTTCAGTGTCTCCGGGCGTTTACCCAACTGCTGATACACCACTAAGACGGCGAACAAGCCAATTGGCAAGTTGATGAAGAAGATCCATGGCCAGCTGTACTGGTCGGTGATCCAGCCACCCAGGAGCGGCCCGGCAATGGGTGCGACCACCGTGACCATGGCCAACAACGATAACGCCATGCCGCGCTTGGCCGGCGGATAAATCGACAACAGCAGCGCCTGGGTAATCGGATACAGCGGCCCGGCGACGAATCCCTGTAAGGCGCGGAAGCCCACCAGGCTGTTCATTGACTGAGCGATCCCGCACAGGAACGAAGCCAACATGAACAACAACGTGGCAGCGATGAACAAGCGCATTTCGCCGAAGCGGCGGCTCATCCAACCGGTCAATGGCAAGGCAACCGCGGTGCTCACCGCGAACGAGGTGATCACCCAAGTGCCCTGCTCTGTACTGGCGCCCAGGTTGCCGGAGATAGTCGGTAACGAAACGTTGGCGATGGTGGT is from Pseudomonas sp. LS44 and encodes:
- the nuoI gene encoding NADH-quinone oxidoreductase subunit NuoI; translation: MIKEILHIVHGTYTQLRSLVMVFGHAFRKRDTLQYPEEPVYLPPRYRGRIVLTRDPDGEERCVACNLCAVACPVGCISLQKAETEDGRWYPEFFRINFSRCIFCGLCEEACPTTAIQLTPDFEMAEFKRQDLVYEKEDLLISGPGKNPDYNFYRVAGMAIAGKPKGAAQNEAEPINVKSLLP
- a CDS encoding DHA2 family efflux MFS transporter permease subunit; the encoded protein is MIDQNKASFTPPNLVLATIGLSLVTFMQVLDTTIANVSLPTISGNLGASTEQGTWVITSFAVSTAVALPLTGWMSRRFGEMRLFIAATLLFMLASFLCGIAQSMNSLVGFRALQGFVAGPLYPITQALLLSIYPPAKRGMALSLLAMVTVVAPIAGPLLGGWITDQYSWPWIFFINLPIGLFAVLVVYQQLGKRPETLKKEPMDYVGLVTLVIGVGALQIVLDKGNELDWFESTFIIAGSVVALISLAFFLIWELTERHPIVNLRLFRYRNYSAGTLAMVGGYGAFMGISLLLPQWLQTQMGYTATWAGMAAAPIGIVPVLLAPIMGRYAHKFDLRVLASVAFLAMGISCFMRASFTTDVDYLHVALVQLFMGIGVAMFFMPIFSILLSELPQNQIADGSGLATFLRTLAGSFAASLTTWIWVRRADQHHAHLTEHVSVYEPTTQETLAQMGGITQQNAASLDHMITSQAYMMSTIDYFTLAGWVCLGLIALIWLAKPPFVAKAAAGAASTAH
- the nuoN gene encoding NADH-quinone oxidoreductase subunit NuoN, with product MEFTTQHFIALLPLLVTSATLVVVMLGIAWRRSHTLTFVLSVAGLNLALLSIIPALQVTPLAVTDLLLVDNYAGFYTALILVATLACVTLAHAYLGENQAGKGYPGNREELYLLILLAAAGGIVLVSAQHLAGLFIGLELLSVPVYGMVAYAFFNKRSLEAGIKYMVLSAAGSAFLLFGMALLYADAGTMSFSGIGAKLASTGLQSALAQLGIGMMLVGLAFKLSLVPFHLWTPDVYEGAPAPVAAFLATASKVAVFAVLLRLFQLSPAANEGLLNVVLSVIAVASILVGNLLALIQSNLKRLLGYSSIAHFGYLLIAVIASKGLAVEAIGVYLATYVLTSLGAFGVITLMSTPYSGRDCDALYEYRGLFWRRPYLTAVLTVMMLSLAGIPLTAGFIGKFYVIAVGVQSQQWWLLAALVIGSAIGVFYYLRVMVALFLVEPNLHRHDAPLHWAQRTGGIMLLLVALLAFVLGVYPQPLLDLVQHAGLALAS
- the nuoL gene encoding NADH-quinone oxidoreductase subunit L — its product is MNLLFLTCLFPLLGWLILAFSRGRFSENLAALIGVGSVGLSALVTAWLIWRFNVNPPESGVYTQVLWQWMAVEGFRPSFTLHLDGLSLTMLGVVTGVGFLIHLFASWYMRGEEGYSRFFAYTNLFIASMLFLVLGDNLLFLYFGWEGVGLCSYLLIGHYYQHIPNGNAALKAFIVTRVGDVFMAIGLFILFAQLGTLNIQELLVLAPQKFAVGDFWMQLAALMLLGGAVGKSAQLPLQTWLADAMAGPTPVSALIHAATMVTAGVYLIARTHGLFALAPDVLELVGIVGGVTLVLAGFAALVQTDIKRILAYSTMSQIGYMFLALGVGAWEGAIFHLMTHAFFKALLFLASGAVIVACHHEQNIFKMGGLWKKLPLAYASFIVGGAALAALPLVTAGFYSKDEILWEAFASGHQTLLYAGLLGAFMTSLYTFRLIFIAFHGEAKSEAHAGHGITHWLPLITLIVLSTFIGALITPPLAGVLPQSAGHAGGEAKHSLEIASGAIAIAGILLAALLFLGKRTLVSAIANSALGRFLSAWWFAAWGFDWLYDKLFVQPYMLVTRLLSRDPIDRSIGTLPRLVRGGHYAMSRTQTGNLRWYAVSIVGGAVLLLATLLILN
- the nuoJ gene encoding NADH-quinone oxidoreductase subunit J, with the protein product MEFAFYFAAGIAVVSTLRVITNSNPVHALLYLIISLLAVAMCFFSLGAPFAGALEIIVYAGAIMVLFVFVVMMLNLGPAIVEQERSWLKPGIWAGPAALSLLLLAELLYVLFGQAFTGAPLGQVTVDAKAVGISLFGPYLLVVELASMLLLAALVAAYHLGRHEAKEPS
- the nuoK gene encoding NADH-quinone oxidoreductase subunit NuoK; amino-acid sequence: MNSIPLEHGLAVAGVLFCLGLVGLMVRRNILFVLMSLEIMMNAAALAFVVAGSRWAQPDGQVMFILVITLAAAEASIGLAILLQLYRRFHTLDIDAASEMRG
- the nuoM gene encoding NADH-quinone oxidoreductase subunit M is translated as MILPWLILIPFIGGLLCWQGERFGTTLPRWIALLSMCLLFGLGLWLWATGDFSQAPAPGAAPQWAAEFQVPWIERFGISVHLALDGLSVLMISLTGLLGVLSVLCSWNEIQTRVGFFHLNLLWILGGVVGVFLAVDLFLFFFFWEMMLVPMYFLIALWGHSGSKGKSRINAATKFFIYTQASGLTMLVAILALVFVHYSQTGMLTFSYAELLKTEMAPRTEYLLMLGFFIAFAVKFPVVPFHSWLPDAHAQAPTAGSVDLAGILLKTAAYGMIRFALPLFPNASAEFAPIAQWLGVFAIVYGALLSFAQTDIKRLVAYSSVSHMGFVLIAIYSGSQIALQGAVVQMIAHGLSAAALFIICGQLYERVHTRDMREMGGIWARLPYLPALSLFFAAAALGLPGTGNFVGEFLILVGSFQGAPWITVLASTGLVLGSVYALIMIHRAYFGPSKSDSPLFGLQAREMGMVVGLAVLLILLGVYPQPVLDTSAASMHGVQQWLGSAFTQLASAR